A part of Setaria viridis chromosome 8, Setaria_viridis_v4.0, whole genome shotgun sequence genomic DNA contains:
- the LOC117834599 gene encoding uncharacterized protein has protein sequence MLLNIRDGRYLRAKNMLAKLNRLKVTIRGSEPFAETVVQLISRTGGISALAHPWSLKNLDEVIRSLGAGLNGMEVYRSDGKVDGFSELAEKYGLLKLGGSDFHGRGGKDESDTGTVKLAITTLCCFLKMARPIWSTGMKDILLKFAEEPSSANLGNIIKFGRLTNADAFSPINTGIDVVDFCLSSWSSNDDMEDVELEEVRLKLAHYAAER, from the exons ATGCTATTGAACATCAGAGATGGGAGATACTTACGTGCAAAGAATATGCTGGCAAAGCTAAATAGACTCAAGGTGACGATAAG AGGAAGTGAACCATTTGCTGAGACTGTTGTGCAGTTAATTAGTCGTACTGGGGGTATATCTGCACTCGCTCATCCTTGGTCATTGAAGAACCTGGATGAAGTAATCAGGTCTTTAGGTGCTGGCCTTAATGGTATGGAGGTCTACAGAAGTGATGGAAAGGTTGATG GCTTTAGTGAATTAGCCGAGAAGTATGGACTTCTGAAACTTGGAGGTTCAGATTTCCACGGAAGAGGCGGGAAAGATGAATCTGACACTGGCACGGTCAAGCTTGCTATTACAACTTTGTGCTGTTTCTTGAAGATGGCTAGGCCTATCTGGTCTACTGGTATGAAGGACATCCTACTTAAATTTGCAGAGGAGCCATCTTCTGCAAATCTAGGAAACATAATTAAGTTTGGACGACTTACCAATGCTGATGCTTTTTCTCCAATAAACACTGGTATTGATGTTGTTGATTTCTGCTTATCTTCATGGTCAAGCAATGATGACATGGAAGATGTTGAACTGGAGGAGGTAAGACTGAAGCTGGCCCATTATGCAGCAGAAAGATGA
- the LOC117833318 gene encoding splicing factor U2af large subunit B isoform X2 yields the protein MFPNLLMGPMNPLIQPQAMTQQATRHARRVYVGGLPPTANEQTVAIFFNGVMAAIGGNTAGPGDAVLNVYINHDKKFAFVEMRSVEEASNAMALDGIMFEGAPVKVRRPTDYNPSLAAALGPSQPNPNLNLAAVGLTPGSAGGLEGPDRIFVGGLPYYFTEAQVRELLESFGPLRGFDLVKDRETGNSKGYAFCVYQDLTVTDIACAALNGIKMGDKTLTVRRANQGAAQPRPEQESILLQAQQQVQMQKLVYQVGGALPTKVVCLTQVVTADELRDDEEYEDIVEDMREEGRKYGNLVKVVIPRPDPSGAPVAGVGKVFLEYADVDGSTKAKTGMHGRKFGGNQVVAVFYPEDKFAAEQYDG from the exons ATGTTTCCAAACTTATTAATGGGACCG ATGAACCCCCTTATTCAACCTCAAGCCATGACACAACAGGCTACTCGACATGCTCGGCGTGTGTATGTTGGTGGACTTCCTCCAACTGCTAATGAGCAG ACTGTTGCCATATTCTTCAATGGAGTTATGGCAGCTATTGGAGGAAACACTGCTGGTCCAGGTGATGCTGTTCTTAATGTCTACATAAACCATGACAAGAAATTTGCTTTTGTTGAGATGAGATCTGTGGAGGAAGCAAGCAATGCAATGGCCTTAGATGGCATAATGTTCGAGGGAGCACCAGTGAAGGTCAGAAGGCCGACGGACTATAATCCTTCCTTAGCAGCTGCGCTTGGCCCAAGCCAGCCAAACCCCAATCTTAATCTTGCTGCTGTTGGCTTAACGCCTGGCTCTGCTGGAGGATTAGAAGGTCCTGATCGCATTTTTGTGGGTGGTCTCCCCTATTACTTCACTGAGGCCCAAGTGCGGGAGTTGCTCGAGTCCTTTGGTCCTCTGCGGGGATTTGATCTTGTGAAGGATAGGGAAACTGGTAACTCGAAGGGCTATGCTTTCTGTGTGTACCAGGATCTTACTGTTACCGACATTGCCTGTGCTGCTCTTAACGGTATCAAGATGGGAGACAAGACCCTTACTGTTAGGCGGGCGAACCAAGGAGCTGCTCAGCCTAGACCAGAGCAGGAAAGTATCCTGTTGCAGGCACAACAACAGGTGCAAATGCAG AAACTCGTGTACCAAGTTGGAGGTGCCCTTCCAACAAAAGTCGTATGTCTGACACAGGTAGTCACAGCAGATGAACTGAGAGATGATGAGGAATATGAGGACATTGTGGAGGACATGAGGGAAGAAGGACGCAAATATG GTAACTTGGTGAAAGTTGTAATCCCACGGCCTGACCCCAGCGGGGCTCCTGTTGCTGGAGTTGGGAAG GTGTTTTTGGAATATGCAGATGTGGACGGATCGACCAAGGCGAAGACGGGCATGCACGGGAGGAAGTTTGGCGGGAACCAGGTGGTGGCCGTGTTCTACCCCGAGGACAAGTTCGCTGCCGAGCAGTATGACGGATGA